A region of the Serinicoccus profundi genome:
GCCCGCCCATCGCGGGCTCGGGGTCGCTCTCGTACTTCCAGTCGTAGAAGCGGCTGCCGATCGGGTAGGGCAGCGCCGCCGGCATGTGGATGAAGGGGTCGATGCGGAAGTCGCTGCGGCCGGCCTCGAGGACGAGCACCTTCGTGGAGGGGTCGCTGCTCAGCCGGTTGCCGAGGGCGGATCCGGCCGAGCCGCCACCGACGATGACGTAGTCGTAGTGGTCGCTCACCGGGTCTCCTGCGGGGTGGTGGTGTCTGCTGCACTCTCGCGCCGGTCGGCGAACCACCCGGCGGGGGCGGGACGGGTGTTGTGCCAGATGTGCTTGGTCTCGCGGTACTCCTCCAGCCCTGCGCGACCGAGCTCGCGGCCGATCCCGGACTGCTTGAAGCCGCCCCATTCCGCACCGGGGACGTAGGGGTGGTAGTCGTTGATCCAGATCGTGCCGTGGCGCAGCCGTCCGGCGACGCGCTCGGCGCGACCGGCGTTCTGGGTCCACACGGCACCGGCGAGGCCGTAGATCGTGTCGTTGGCGATCGCCACCGCGGCGTCCTCCGCGGCGTCCGCGTCGGCGCCGGAGAAGGTCTCGACGGTGAGGACGGGGCCGAAGGACTCGTCGTGCACGCAGCGCATGTCCCGCGTGCACCCGTCCAGGATGGTGGGGGAGTAGAACCAGCCGTCGGCGAGGTCGAGGTCCTCCGGTGCGCCACCGCCGCAGCGCAGCACGGCGCCGTCCTCGAGGGCGGCCTCGACGTAGGCGGCGACCTTGGCGCGGTGCCCCTCGCTGATGAGCGGCCCGGCCTCTGCCGCCTCCTCGAAGGGTCCGCCGAGCCGGAGCTGCCGTGCTCGCTCGACCAGGGTGTCCACCACCTCGTCGTGCACCGACTCCTCCACGACGAGCCGGGCGCCGGCACTGCATACCTGCCCGGAGTCGAGGAAGACCGCGGTGAGCGCGTTGTCGATCGCGGCCGGCAGGTCGGCGTCGGCGAAGATGACGTTGGGGTTCTTGCCGCCCAGCTCGAGGGCGACCCGCTTCACCGTCGGCGCCGCCGCCGCCATGATCGTGCGGCCCGTCTCCACCCCACCGGTGAAGGAGACGAGGTCGACGGCCTCGTGCGAGGTGAGCGGCGGACCGACCGTGGCCCCCGCGCCCAGGACGAGGTTGGCGACGCCCGCCGGGAGCCCGGCGTCGGTGAGCGCGTGCATGAGCCAGATCGAGGTGTGCGGCGTGAGCTCGCTGGGCTTGAGGACGAAGGTGTTGCCTGCGGCCAGGGCGGGCGCGACCTTCCAGCTCGTCTGGAGCAAGGGGTAGTTCCACGGCGTGATGAGGCTGCAGACGCCGACCGGCTCGTGGACGACCTTGCTGGCGACCTGCGGCTGGCCGGTGTCGACGACGCGTCCGCCCTCGCTGGCCGCCAGGTCGGCGAAGTGGCGGAAGACGGCCTCGATGTCGTCGACGTCGATCTGGGACTCCACGAAGCGCTTGCCGGTGTCCAGGCTCTCCAGCCGGGCGACCTCGTCGCGCTCGGCGGCGAGCCGGTCGGCGACCCGGCGCAGGAGAGCGGCGCGCTCGGGGGCGGGGGTCTGCGGCCACCCGCCCTCGTCGAAGGCGCGGCGGGCGGCGAGGACGGCCGCCTCGGCGTCCTGCGCGGTGGCCTCGGAGACGGTTCCCACCTCGCTCTGGTCGGCGGGGCAGAGGATCGTCCGGGTGCCGCCGTCGGAGGCGTCGCGCCAGGTGCCGTCGATGAAGAGGTGACTCACGAACTATGCCTATCAGTGAGCGGGCCCGCGTGGCTACCGATAGGGCTGATGCGACGAAGGGACGCTCGGCGATCGGTATGCCGTCAGCCTGGCGGGGGTCCTGGCCCCCGCGAGAGCTCGGGTCGTTCGCCTAGGCTCGGGTCATGGGGAAGGGTCGGCGGCCAAGGGCGGGGACACGGCCACCTCCCCGCGCGCAGCCGCGAGGAGCCACCGTCCTGCGGGTCCTCCTCGTCGGCCTGGCGATCGTCGTCATCGTGGTCGTGGCCGGTGTCGTGGGGACCTTCGTCACCCTCTTCACCAGCCTCGGGGAGGCACGCGAGGAGGCGGAGACCACCCGGGCGAGGTCGGAGGCGGCCCTGCGCGAGGTCCCGGGGGTGGAGAGCGCGTCGGTGGTGGTCAGCGACCTGGGGAAGAGCTTCGACCACCGGGTGTCGGTGCGTGTCGCCGACGGGCTGGCCGCGGACGAGCGTTCCGCGCTCGCCGAGCGGCTCGGCGAGGCGCCGACGCCTGGACAGGTCACGGTGACGGTCGAGAGTGATGACGGCGTGCAGCTCCAGGGCCACGGCGGGCTCCACCCCGGCCTCGTGGACTGGTGGTATGCCGTGGCTGCCGAGGTGGACGAGGTCGTCGAGGGCGGCGATGTGCGGTGCGACGTGACGGGGGAGGTGCTGGCCTGCGCGATCGAGGACGGGGGGCGCCGGGCGGAGGTGCGGCGCGCCGTGGCGGAGGTGGACGCTGCCGGGCTGCAGGTGTGGCTGGACACCTGGAACGACCGGCCCCACGCCGACCCGCGCCTGGAGATCGTCATCGGCGCGGACGGGCCCGACCCGGTGCGGGTGACGTCGGTGGAGCAGCTGAGGACCGTCAGGAACGAGGCGCCCGCCCCCTGAGGGCAGGTGCGGGGTGACGTCGCAGAGGCCGCAGTGGACCCGGCCGAGCACCTTCCCGACGACATAGGTCGCCTCGCCGCGCAGTCCACCGTCGGCGTTGTAGACACCGAGGATCTCGGTCAGGTCGCCGCCCTGGTCGGTTCGCGCCCGCTCGCTCACGCGGCGTCGTCGAAGGCCGGGTGGTGGCTGCCTACATCGCGGGCGGTGGCCAGGTGACCGCCGAGGTATGCCGCAGCACCGGAGGCACCGGCGCCGCCGAGAGCGAGCACCGCTCCGAGGCGATGGTGACCCTGGCGCCGCGCGATCCAGGACGCGGCGTAGGCGCCGACCGCGAGCCCGTTGCTGGCGGCGTGCACCAGCCCGACCCGCTTCTCCCGAGGAGCGGTGGAGGACCACTCGGCCCAGCCGCTCCACGCGGTCGGACCTGCGGTGAGCAGGCCGGTGGCGACGAGGCGCTGCGCGGCCTTCGCCGACTCCGGGCCGCCGACGAGGTCGAGCACCGTGGCGGAGGTCCAGGACCCCATGGTGAGATCGGTGAGCAGCGGGTGCAGCGCGTGGCCGAGCCACTCGCCGCGGAGCACGGAGCCGCGCAACCCGGTGCCGAAGAGCGCGGTGACCTTGGGCTCGATCGCGGCGACCGGGCCGTCGAGGCTGGTGGTGTCCTCCAGACGCAGGGTCCAGCGGACGGGGGCGGGTGGGCGGTGCATGGGGCTCATCGCCCCATGGTGGACCGGTCCGACGTCGACGGCACGTCGGAAAGACCGCCACACGGGTGTACGGAACGGAAGGGCGACCTCGGCCGGTCCGGATACCCTGCCCGGACAGCCGGTCCAGGAACGCAGGAGGGTGTATGCCGATCGCACGCCAGGACGTCGGGTGCTGGGTCGTCCGGGGCACCGCCGGGTCACCGGCGTCGTCGTCCGTGTTCTCCGAGGCGCACCCGCAGGAGTGGTGCCTGGCGCGTACCTACCGCACCGGTCTGATCGAGCCCGGTGACCTGATCGTCCGCTACCTGGGTGGCCAGAAGACGCCGGCCGTCGTCGAGCTGGGTCGGGTCACCCACCCGGTCGCGCCACCGGCCGGTGCCGACAAGCCGGTGGTGCACTACGCCGCGGTACCCCTGCGGCAGCCGGTCGCCCGGCAGGTGCTGAAGGACGACCCGGACCTGTCCGGGTGCGAGCTGATCCGGCTCGGCCGGGCAGCGAACCCGCTGCACCTCACGCCGACCGAGACGGTGGCGCTCGCGGCATACCTGACGCCGGACGACCTGGAGCGAGCCGACTGGACCCGGCGGCTCGCCGAAGACCCCTTTACACCGCCGAGCGGACAGGACTAGCGTCCCCCTCACGCATCGTCTCCCGACGGACCCTGACCGTCGGGGCTGGCGCTCGATCCCGTGGATCGGCGCACCTCTCGGTCCCTCTCCTGGTGTGAACGTATGGCCGATCTGCTCGCCACCCTCGGCACTGCCCTCCGGGACTGCCTGCGGCAGCCACCGGCCTCGGGCCTGCCCCCGCTCCCGACCGGCCTCGCGGCGCTGGCGCCGATGGCCCTGGACGACCTGGCCGTCGGCACCGATCCCCGCGGTCCGGGCATCGACCGCTGGCTGGCGCTGCTGCGCTCCCGGGTCACCGACGTGGCCGTCCGGGAGACGTTGGCGGTCCGGGCGCTGCAGGTGGAGCTGCCGCGTGTTGCTGAGGCGCTCACCCTCCTCGGGGTGGTCCAGGTGACCTGGGAGGAGTCCGGCGGGGTCGTCCAGGTACGCCACCTGCGGATCCGCTGGGACCGCCTGCGTCAGCTCACCCAGGACCCCGGGGAGGTGGCCATGAGCACCCTCGTGGGCCGGGTCGACGGGCTGGGGGACGTGCAGTCGCTGCAGGTGCTGCTCCTGCTCCTGGTCGGAGACCCCCTCGCCCTGCTCCGGCTGGAGTATGCCCGGAAGGGGTTCGCCGCGCTGCCGACCGGGGACGGGGCCGGCCTGGGGGACCTCGTGGCCCTCGTCAACTCACCGGTCTACCTCCCGCTCCCTGCCGGAGGCCTCAGCAGGACGCCACCGGCCACCGGCGTGCACCTGGTCGCGACCAGCACCGACCTGCCGCTCGGGCCCGGGGACCTGGGTGATCTCGCCGTCGCTGCGGTGCTCCCCGCCGGCCTGCTGCCCACCGGCCCGGTGTCCCTGGCCCCGGGATGGCAGCTCGTCGTCGAGGCCCCGGGCGGCGGGCCGACCAGCATCGTCCTCGCGGCCACAGGTGACCGGCTCGACCCGAGCGTGCGCTCGTCCGGACCGGTCGGTGTCCACGTCACGCCGCAGAGCCCGCTGGGCCAGGACGCCCTCCTGGTCGGCGACCCGGCCGGCACGCACGTCGCGGTCGGGCAGGTCCGGCTCGGGGTCACCCTTCGCAGCGAGCCGCAGACCCCGCTGTTCACTCTCCTGCTCACCCTCGCGCCGGTCCGCCTCGGCGTCGGGGTCGACGTCCTCGGCCCGGTCGCCGGAGGTCTGCCCCTGCCACCGGCGATCGTCTTCTCCGCCGACGTCCGCACCGCCTTCGCCCAGGGGAGCGGGCTGTCCTCCCAGGGCGGCGGGGCCGGTCTGGGGGTGGAGATCACGCACGCGCTCGATCTCGTGGTCGGCGGCCCGGGCGCCGGCCTGCGCGTCCCCACGGTCCTCGTCCGCCTCGAGCTGGACGTCGGGAGCGACACCCTCCACCTGCGCGCCGTGCTGCGCCTGTCGGCACGGGCTGAGCTGGGGCCGGTCTCGGTGACCGTGACGGACGCCGGGGCCTGGGTCGGGAGGTGGAGCACGGGCACCACGGGTCTGCTCCCACCCACCGGGATGGGGATCGCCCTCGAGGCCGGCCCGGTCTCCGGGGGCGGCTTCCTCGCCCGGCTGGGTCCTCGGGTCTTCGGTGGGGCCCTGTCCCTGCGGATCCTGGGGATCGGTGCGTTCGCCTGGGGCGTCCTCGAGGAGCTGCCCGACGGGACCACCTCGGTGGTGCTGCTCATCGGCATCCGTCTGCCGGTGCCGGGCATCCAGGTCGGCTTCGGCTTCGCCGTCTCCGGCTTCGGCGGGCTCGTGGGCGCACACCGCCGCGCCGACCTGGACCGGCTCAGGGAGAGGCTCGGCAACGGCACCTCCGGCGACGTGCTCTTCACCGACGACCCCGTCCGGCACGCGCCCCGGCTGCTGGGGGAGCTGCGCGCGCTGTTCCCCCCGGCCCGGGGCAGCCACGTCGTCGGACCGACCCTCCAGCTCAACTGGCTGTACCTCCTGCGTCTGGACGTCGGGCTGTTCCTCGAGATCCCCTCCGGGAAGGTCTTCGTGGCCGGCGTTGGGCGCTACGTCGTCGGCACCGAGGACTTCGCGCTGGTCCGGCTGCGTCTCGACGTCATCGGCGGCGTCGACCCGACCCAGGGGCTGCTCTTCCTCGACGGCTACCTGGTGGACTCGACGGTGCTCGGCATCATCCGGATCACCGGCGGCATCGCCTTCCGGCTCGGGGTCGGGGCCAGCCCCTTCTTCGTCTACTCGGTCGGCGGGTTCCACCCGCGGTTCGACGCCCGAGGGCTCGGTGTCCCGGCGCTGCCGCGGGCCGGCGCGTCCCTCTCCCTGGGCATCGTCTGGCTCCGTCAGGAGATGTACCTCGCGGTGACCTCGACCTCCTACCAGTTCGGCACCCGGACCGAGGCAGGCATCAAGATCGGCCCGATCAAGGTGCACGGCTGGGTGCAGTTCGACGCCCTCATCCAGCTCAAGCCGTTCTTCTTCACCGCCCGGATCGACGCCGGCATGGCCGCGGAGTTCGCCGGCACGGAGTTCGCCAGCATCCGTGTGCTGGGGGAGCTGTCCGGTCCCGGACCACTGGTGCTGCACGCACGTGGCAGCGTCCGCGTGCTCGTCAAGATCAGCAAGAGCGTCACCATCACCCTGGACAGCTCGCCGCCGGAGCACCTCGAGACCATCACCAACCTGGCCCACCACCTCGCCGGGGAGCTGTCCCGCCAGGAGAACCTCCGGGCCGAGGGCACCGACCCCGAGATCCAGCTCGCCCCGGGTGCCGACGACCCCACCCTCGCCGTGCCGGTGGGGGCGCTCGTCTGGGAGCAGAAGCGGGTGCCGCTGCAGCAGCTCCTCGAGCGCGCCGAGGGCCAACCGCTCGCCCCGGCCCGGACGCTGCACGTCGCGGTGGCGGCCTGGACGACGTCCCCCGAGCGAGATCTCTTCTCGCACGGCACCTTCGCCGAGCTCTCGGACGCGCACCAGCTCGCCACCCCCACCTTCGTCGAGGCGGTGTCCGGGTTCCGGCTGAGCGCGGGCGAGGACTTCGCCACCGCCGCGGACAAGGTCACCGCCTCCCTCGCCACCGACGTGATCCGCCTTCCCGAGCGCCTCTCCTTCACCGGGCGGGCGGCATACCTGTCGGTGGACCGGCTGGCCACCCTTGTCGAGCGTGAGCAGGGTGCCCTGCTCGTCGCGCAGGAGCCCCGGGTGGAGGTCGCCGCGGAGCCGTGGACGGTGGGGGAGCGGGTCACCGACGACTTCGGTATGCCGTTCACCGCCGCCTCGGCGTCGAGCACCGCCCGGCACGCGGGCCTGGTGGCCGCCCCGGTGTCCAGCCCCGTCGTCTCGCTCACAGGGGTCTTCGATGGCTGACGAGCTCGTCTTCACCAGCTGGCGCCAGCCGGGCATCGTGGCCGCGGCCACCGGGACCGCCGGTGGACGGCGCGCGGGACGGCTGGACCTCACCCTCACCGACTCCACCCGCACCGGCCCCGGCGAGCAGGCCACCGGCGGGGTCGGCTTCACCCTGCGCTCCGGCGCGGACGTCATCGGGCTGGCACCGACCGCCGTGCGGCACCGGGCGCCGGCGCCGGGGGTGACCGACGCGGAGGACACGAAGTTCCCCCACGTCGACCTGCACGCGCCCGACCTGCCGTGGCGCTACTCGGTGGGCCCGACGGTCGACGGTCAGCTCCGGCCGTGGTTGGCGTTGCTCGTCGGCACGCCCGAGGAGATCCAGGTCTCGGGCCGGTCCGTCACCCTGTCCGCCTCTGTGCTGAAGGACTACCCGCTCGCGACGTCGCGCCTGTGGGCCCACGTCCAGGTCCCGGACGCGGAGAGCTTCGACACCTCCGAGCTCGGCCGGCCGGCGCCGCACCGCTTCTCGAGGGTGCTGTCGCTGCGTCGGCTGGACGCGCAGACGGCATACGTCGCGGTGCTCGTGCCGACCGTCGGTCCCGGCGGTGTCGACCGGTGGGACGGCGACGGCGTGGTCGTCGGCGGTCCCGTCCCGGTGCTGGACACCTGGGGGTTCGCCACCGGTGAGGCCGGTGACTTCGAGAGCCTGTGCCGCGCCCTGCGGCTGCGCGACCCGAAGGGCATCGGCCGTGCGGCGCTGACCGCTGTGCATCCGGGGATCGACGCCGACGGACCGCCGACCCGGGTCGTCCTCGAGGTGCGGGGTGCGCTGTCCGCCCTGGGTGACGTCACCCCACCACCGGACGACGAGGTCCGGTCGGTGACCGAGCACCTGCGCAGCCTGCACGACCTGCCCGTGCCGCCGGGGGAGCCGAGGCTGCTGGGGCTGCCGGAGTACGGACCCCCGTGGGTGGACCCCGCTGAGGAGGCCCCCGCCGGGTGGGTGCGACAGCTGCACGAGGATCCCCGCGACCGGATCCATGCGGGCACCGGTGCCTCGGTCGGGGTGGAGGCGCAGGAGGACCTCATGCGGGCCGCGGTGGAGCAGGCCGGTGCCCTGCACGAGGCGACCGCGCTCATCGCCCGGACCGCGACCGGCCTCACCCTCTCCGGTGACCTGTGGCACCGGTCGCTGCCGGCCGACCCCGTCGCCCGGCTCGCCGTGCTCGCCCCGCAGGCGGCACGGCTGCGCGACGGCGCTGGGCAGGTGCTCGCCGAGACCGTCAGCGGAGACGGCAGCCCGCTGGTCCCGGAGCTCTTCACCGGCGCCGCGCAACGGTTGCTCGAGCGGGCCGAGGATCCTGCGGCGCTCTGGCGGGCGGCGGCGGCACCGGCGCAGGTCGGGGCGCCCCGAGCGGGGTCCGAGGAGGACGCGGTGCGGGCCCACCTCGACCCGTTCCGCGCGTGGGAGCAGGCCAGCGGCGACCCCGAGCTGCACGACCGGCTCACGGCCTTCCTCGTCGAGCTGCTCGAGGAGGCGCTCCGGGTGGGCCGCGACTACCGGCGGGGGCGCGGCGCCCGCCCGGACGACCTGTGGTGGCTCGTCGAGTCGGCCATGGCGCTGGCCGAGCGTGCCCAGGATCTCGTGTCCACCCACCTGCCGATGGTCCAGGAACGGTGCGGGTGGGACAGGGTGCTGCGCGAGGCCGCGACCAGGGCGGACGCCCTCGCGCCGCTGGACCCGGAGCTGGAGCAGCACGTCACCGGACGGTTCCCGGACCCGGCCGGGGTGCAGTTCTTCGCCCGCGGGGTCGCGGGAGGGGGCGAGGAGGAGCTGGTCTTCGGCATCCTGCAGGAGCTGCTCGTCGCGTGTCTCGTGCGGGAGACGCGGGTCCCCGTCCGGCTGACGGCACCGCAGATCCCCCAGAGGGTCGACCCCGGAGGTCTGTCCCGTGTGCTGCAGGAGGCCCTGGACCCCCGGAGGGAGGGTGCGCCGGCCCGGGTATCCCTGGGGAGACGGGTCAGCGGGCTTCCCGTGGACGACCTGGGTCCGCCCCGCTTCCCGCTCGGGCTGGACCTGCCCACGTGGAGCCTGCTGCGTCAGCATGAGCCCGACTGGTTCCTGCCCGGAGCCCAGACCCTGGAACCGGACAGCGTCCTGGCGCTGCGGACCAACCCAGCGTTCTTCTGCGCGTACCTCGTGGGTCTCAACACCCAGTTCCTCGCCGAGGCCCGGTGGCGGGGTCTGCCGGTCGGTCGGCGCGGGACCCCGCTGCGCATGTTCTTCGCGCCGGTCGATGCGGTGAGCGGCACGCGCACCCCCGACGTGCTGCCGATCCAGACCTGGGACCCGCACGAGCCGCTCGGCACCCGCACCCACCTCTTCCCGCCGGACCTCCCCGTGGAGCCCCCGACGGAGCAGCTGGTCGTGCTCTTCCGCACTGCGCTGTTCCGCCGCTACCCGAGGACCTCGGTCTACCTGCAGGCGGTGTTCGCCGAGGACCGGCTGGCCGAGTCGCCCGAGTTCGACGCCCCCGACATCGACGACCGTGAGCTGCTGGCCCTGTGGCATGCGGAGCGCGCCTCGATCCCACCGGCGTTCACCGGCAGCCTCGGGCCGGAGATCGTCTTCTTCGTCTTCGACGTGGCACCCACCACGCTGGACGACTACCTCGTGGTCCTCGACGAGCCACCCAGCGAGACCCAGTTCGGCCAGAAGCCCGGCGAGATGCCGCCGGTGACGCTGACCACGCTGCTGGCGCTGGACACCGGTGCGCAGGTGGCCGGCGCCGCCCTCGACCGGCATACCCGGGTCGCGATCAGCGGCACCCATCTGCGCTTCAGGGGCGGGGGGACACCGTGAGCGACGACGTCGGCGTCCTGCTCCCGCTGCAGCTGGAGACGCTCTTCGACCCTCCGGCGCACGACGGGGGACGGTGGCGGGTGCGCGTGCGGGTCATCCCCCAGCCGGTCGCGGTCGACGAGCACGACCCGCAGGTGCGGCCCGGTGAGCTGGAGGCGGCGGGCATCTTCTGGCGGGTCGTCC
Encoded here:
- a CDS encoding DUF6603 domain-containing protein encodes the protein MADLLATLGTALRDCLRQPPASGLPPLPTGLAALAPMALDDLAVGTDPRGPGIDRWLALLRSRVTDVAVRETLAVRALQVELPRVAEALTLLGVVQVTWEESGGVVQVRHLRIRWDRLRQLTQDPGEVAMSTLVGRVDGLGDVQSLQVLLLLLVGDPLALLRLEYARKGFAALPTGDGAGLGDLVALVNSPVYLPLPAGGLSRTPPATGVHLVATSTDLPLGPGDLGDLAVAAVLPAGLLPTGPVSLAPGWQLVVEAPGGGPTSIVLAATGDRLDPSVRSSGPVGVHVTPQSPLGQDALLVGDPAGTHVAVGQVRLGVTLRSEPQTPLFTLLLTLAPVRLGVGVDVLGPVAGGLPLPPAIVFSADVRTAFAQGSGLSSQGGGAGLGVEITHALDLVVGGPGAGLRVPTVLVRLELDVGSDTLHLRAVLRLSARAELGPVSVTVTDAGAWVGRWSTGTTGLLPPTGMGIALEAGPVSGGGFLARLGPRVFGGALSLRILGIGAFAWGVLEELPDGTTSVVLLIGIRLPVPGIQVGFGFAVSGFGGLVGAHRRADLDRLRERLGNGTSGDVLFTDDPVRHAPRLLGELRALFPPARGSHVVGPTLQLNWLYLLRLDVGLFLEIPSGKVFVAGVGRYVVGTEDFALVRLRLDVIGGVDPTQGLLFLDGYLVDSTVLGIIRITGGIAFRLGVGASPFFVYSVGGFHPRFDARGLGVPALPRAGASLSLGIVWLRQEMYLAVTSTSYQFGTRTEAGIKIGPIKVHGWVQFDALIQLKPFFFTARIDAGMAAEFAGTEFASIRVLGELSGPGPLVLHARGSVRVLVKISKSVTITLDSSPPEHLETITNLAHHLAGELSRQENLRAEGTDPEIQLAPGADDPTLAVPVGALVWEQKRVPLQQLLERAEGQPLAPARTLHVAVAAWTTSPERDLFSHGTFAELSDAHQLATPTFVEAVSGFRLSAGEDFATAADKVTASLATDVIRLPERLSFTGRAAYLSVDRLATLVEREQGALLVAQEPRVEVAAEPWTVGERVTDDFGMPFTAASASSTARHAGLVAAPVSSPVVSLTGVFDG
- a CDS encoding aldehyde dehydrogenase family protein, coding for MSHLFIDGTWRDASDGGTRTILCPADQSEVGTVSEATAQDAEAAVLAARRAFDEGGWPQTPAPERAALLRRVADRLAAERDEVARLESLDTGKRFVESQIDVDDIEAVFRHFADLAASEGGRVVDTGQPQVASKVVHEPVGVCSLITPWNYPLLQTSWKVAPALAAGNTFVLKPSELTPHTSIWLMHALTDAGLPAGVANLVLGAGATVGPPLTSHEAVDLVSFTGGVETGRTIMAAAAPTVKRVALELGGKNPNVIFADADLPAAIDNALTAVFLDSGQVCSAGARLVVEESVHDEVVDTLVERARQLRLGGPFEEAAEAGPLISEGHRAKVAAYVEAALEDGAVLRCGGGAPEDLDLADGWFYSPTILDGCTRDMRCVHDESFGPVLTVETFSGADADAAEDAAVAIANDTIYGLAGAVWTQNAGRAERVAGRLRHGTIWINDYHPYVPGAEWGGFKQSGIGRELGRAGLEEYRETKHIWHNTRPAPAGWFADRRESAADTTTPQETR
- a CDS encoding DUF2231 domain-containing protein → MSPMHRPPAPVRWTLRLEDTTSLDGPVAAIEPKVTALFGTGLRGSVLRGEWLGHALHPLLTDLTMGSWTSATVLDLVGGPESAKAAQRLVATGLLTAGPTAWSGWAEWSSTAPREKRVGLVHAASNGLAVGAYAASWIARRQGHHRLGAVLALGGAGASGAAAYLGGHLATARDVGSHHPAFDDAA